A single window of Periplaneta americana isolate PAMFEO1 chromosome 14, P.americana_PAMFEO1_priV1, whole genome shotgun sequence DNA harbors:
- the Idh gene encoding isocitrate dehydrogenase [NADP] cytoplasmic, giving the protein MSKIKAGPVVDILGDEMTRIIWDLIKEKLILPFLDIELHTYDLGIENRDKTDDQVTIDCANAILKYNVGIKCATITPDEKRVEEFNLKKMWKSPNGTIRNILGGTVFREAIICKNIPRLVTCWNKPIIIGRHAHADQYKATDFVVPGAGKLELKWTPSTGDANGIVHTVHDFKGPGVALGMFNTDESITAFAHSSFKFALDRKYPLYLSTKNTILKKYDGRFKDIFQELYDTKYKPLFEAQNIWYEHRLIDDMVAYAMKSDGGFVWACKNYDGDVQSDSVAQGYGSLGMMTSVLVCPDGKTVEAEAAHGTVTRHYRFYQDGKETSTNPIASIFAWTRGLSHRAKLDNNKQLENFAEKLEAVCVETIESGFMTKDLAICIKGMANVQRSDYLETFAFMDKLAENLKKKLGA; this is encoded by the coding sequence ATGAGTAAAATAAAAGCTGGTCCTGTGGTGGATATTCTTGGAGATGAAATGACAAGAATTATATGGGATTTAATTAAAGAGAAGCTCATCTTGCCGTTTCTTGATATTGAACTTCATACATATGATCTTGGAATCGaaaacagagataagacagacgACCAAGTTACAATCGACTGTGCGAATGctatattaaaatacaatgtaGGTATAAAATGTGCAACAATCACTCCAGATGAGAAAAGAGTTGAAGAATTCAACTTGAAGAAGATGTGGAAGTCCCCCAATGGCACAATTAGGAATATCTTGGGAGGAACAGTGTTCCGTGAAGCTATTATATGTAAGAATATTCCTCGATTGGTGACCTGTTGGAACAAACCTATCATCATCGGTCGTCATGCTCATGCTGATCAGTATAAGGCCACTGATTTCGTTGTACCAGGAGCAGGCAAACTTGAATTAAAGTGGACCCCTTCTACTGGAGACGCTAACGGCATAGTTCATACTGTTCATGACTTCAAGGGACCAGGTGTTGCACTGGGTATGTTCAACACTGATGAGTCTATTACAGCATTTGCCCACTCATCTTTCAAATTTGCACTAGATAGGAAATACCCACTCTATCTGAGTACTAAGAACACCATCTTGAAAAAATACGATGGAAGATTCAAAGATATATTCCAGGAATTGTATGACACAAAATACAAACCCTTGTTCGAAGCTCAAAATATTTGGTATGAACATCGTCTGATTGATGATATGGTGGCTTATGCCATGAAGTCTGATGGTGGATTTGTGTGGGCTTGCAAAAACTATGACGGAGATGTGCAGTCCGATTCCGTTGCACAAGGATATGGATCTCTTGGAATGATGACTTCAGTGCTGGTGTGTCCTGATGGTAAGACTGTGGAAGCAGAAGCAGCTCATGGTACTGTAACACGACATTATCGCTTTTATCAGGATGGAAAAGAGACTTCTACCAACCCTATTGCCTCCATCTTTGCCTGGACCCGAGGTCTTTCACATCGAGCGAAACTGGACAATAATAAACAACTGGAAAATTTTGCAGAGAAATTGGAAGCTGTGTGCGTTGAGACTATTGAATCTGGCTTCATGACCAAGGATCTTGCCATCTGTATTAAGGGTATGGCAAACGTCCAGCGTTCAGATTACTTGGAAACTTTCGCCTTCATGGACAAATTGGCTGAGAATCTAAAAAAGAAACTAGGAGCGTGA